The Tumebacillus amylolyticus genome contains a region encoding:
- a CDS encoding M42 family metallopeptidase: MKELLTRLSQACGPWGREDNVRDILQEAVAPYADSVQTDVLGNLIVTKKGTANTGKHLLLVAHMDEEGLLVNHIEDNGYLRIQGNLQPAYLVGQRIEFPNGTVGVVHAESANAPGDLTFFGLFVDIGATSAEQAKQWVRLGDIATLSQRVLELSPDKLVGKAMDNRAGCAAAVEVLKGLGSQPHDVTLVFSTQDGVGNRGIKPAAFGLEPDFGLVLDTVRTGDTPGAGRVEVKLGHGVAVKLMDKNFIVPPRIKNFLLDLAETNGIAHQLEVFPDGSNDAGALLTMRDGVPTGGLSIPVRYSNTISEMVDLRDVEAAAKLALHTLTNYNM, encoded by the coding sequence ATGAAGGAACTTTTGACCCGCCTCTCGCAAGCCTGCGGTCCGTGGGGCCGTGAAGACAACGTGCGCGACATCCTACAGGAAGCGGTCGCGCCGTACGCAGATTCTGTCCAAACGGATGTGCTCGGCAATTTGATCGTCACCAAAAAGGGTACGGCCAACACAGGCAAACACCTGCTGCTCGTCGCTCACATGGACGAAGAAGGTCTGCTCGTCAACCATATCGAAGACAACGGCTACCTGCGCATCCAAGGGAACCTGCAACCGGCGTACCTCGTCGGCCAACGCATCGAATTCCCGAACGGCACCGTGGGCGTGGTGCATGCAGAGAGCGCGAACGCACCGGGCGACCTGACGTTCTTCGGCCTGTTCGTGGACATTGGGGCTACCTCGGCTGAACAAGCGAAGCAATGGGTGCGCCTCGGCGACATTGCAACGCTCTCGCAACGCGTGCTGGAACTTTCCCCGGACAAACTGGTCGGTAAAGCGATGGACAACCGTGCAGGTTGCGCTGCAGCGGTCGAAGTGCTGAAAGGCCTCGGCTCGCAACCGCATGATGTGACTCTTGTGTTCTCCACGCAAGACGGCGTCGGCAACCGCGGGATCAAACCGGCGGCGTTCGGTCTGGAGCCGGACTTCGGACTCGTGCTTGACACGGTGCGCACGGGAGATACGCCGGGTGCTGGCCGCGTGGAAGTCAAACTCGGTCACGGCGTCGCCGTGAAGCTGATGGACAAAAACTTCATCGTCCCGCCGCGCATCAAAAACTTCCTGCTCGACCTCGCAGAAACGAACGGCATCGCGCATCAGCTCGAAGTGTTCCCGGACGGCTCCAACGACGCGGGCGCACTGTTGACCATGCGTGACGGCGTGCCGACCGGCGGTCTGTCGATTCCGGTTCGCTACTCCAACACCATTTCGGAAATGGTCGACCTGCGCGACGTGGAGGCGGCGGCGAAGTTGGCTCTGCACACCCTCACGAACTACAACATGTAA
- a CDS encoding OsmC family protein, which translates to MNVQIDWQGKRKFQAVGGSGHGVTMDAKADIGGEDSGVRPMELVLMGLGGCMGVDISMILEKMRLTLDEFRMEINGDRAEQHPQRFTDITLHVVVKGPDLTQEKVQRAIVLSKDTYCSASASLNANIRVTYEVNGEFFELGGKEIE; encoded by the coding sequence GTGAATGTGCAAATCGATTGGCAAGGAAAGCGCAAGTTCCAAGCGGTTGGCGGGTCCGGGCATGGCGTCACGATGGATGCCAAGGCAGACATCGGCGGCGAAGATTCCGGCGTGCGTCCGATGGAATTGGTGCTGATGGGTCTCGGTGGTTGCATGGGCGTCGACATTTCGATGATCCTGGAGAAAATGCGGCTGACGTTGGACGAGTTCCGCATGGAAATCAACGGCGATCGGGCAGAGCAGCATCCGCAACGCTTCACCGACATCACCCTGCATGTAGTTGTGAAGGGACCTGATCTGACGCAGGAGAAAGTTCAGCGGGCGATTGTGCTGTCCAAGGATACGTATTGCTCCGCTTCTGCGTCGTTGAATGCAAACATACGCGTCACCTATGAAGTGAACGGCGAATTTTTTGAGCTTGGAGGCAAGGAAATCGAATGA
- a CDS encoding M20/M25/M40 family metallo-hydrolase — MSDLNIRAVMKAMLADHGVSGHEDGIARQFSEALTHFTSDIRIDKIGNLIARVDGDGPGPRPSVLLAAHMDEIGLMVTKIERGGFLRVTNVGGVDPRSQVAQEVLVHGRHGDYVGIVGSKPPHLTSQEERGKAAPLPDLFIDLGMPEEMVRENVRIGDTVTIRREPIELQYDRIAAKSLDNRASVAAVLECLAELKRLKVGVDVYAVGTVQEERGRIGAGPAAFGVNPDIAIAIDVTFGEYAGAPVDGAFPLDGGPTILFGPNSHQKITRSLTETADSLNMPYAYEYIQSDSGTDAHLLQIQREGIATGLVSIPLKNMHTSVETVCYRDIERAGKLLAHFIAGIDRAYVEGLSCYLND; from the coding sequence TTGAGCGACCTGAACATTCGCGCTGTGATGAAGGCGATGCTCGCCGATCACGGCGTCTCCGGACACGAGGACGGCATCGCCCGTCAGTTCTCGGAAGCGCTTACTCACTTTACCTCCGACATTCGCATCGACAAGATCGGCAACTTGATCGCCCGTGTCGACGGAGACGGTCCAGGCCCTCGTCCAAGCGTGCTTTTGGCAGCGCATATGGATGAGATCGGCTTGATGGTGACCAAAATTGAACGAGGCGGTTTCTTGCGCGTGACCAACGTCGGCGGCGTCGATCCGCGCTCGCAAGTGGCACAGGAAGTGCTCGTACACGGTCGTCACGGTGATTATGTAGGCATCGTCGGCTCCAAACCGCCGCACCTGACTTCACAAGAGGAGCGGGGCAAAGCGGCACCGCTTCCCGACCTGTTCATCGACCTCGGCATGCCCGAAGAGATGGTGCGTGAAAACGTTCGCATCGGCGACACGGTGACGATCCGACGCGAACCGATTGAACTTCAATACGACCGCATCGCGGCGAAGTCGCTCGACAACCGCGCCAGTGTTGCGGCTGTTCTGGAATGCCTTGCAGAACTCAAACGCCTCAAAGTCGGCGTGGACGTCTACGCGGTCGGCACCGTCCAAGAAGAGCGCGGGCGTATCGGCGCAGGTCCTGCGGCGTTTGGCGTCAATCCGGACATCGCGATCGCGATCGATGTGACGTTCGGTGAATATGCGGGGGCTCCGGTAGACGGAGCGTTTCCGCTCGACGGCGGCCCGACGATTTTGTTCGGACCGAATTCCCACCAGAAGATCACGAGAAGCCTCACCGAAACGGCAGACTCCTTGAACATGCCGTACGCGTATGAATATATCCAATCGGACAGCGGCACCGATGCGCACTTGTTGCAGATTCAGCGCGAGGGGATTGCCACCGGACTGGTCTCGATCCCGCTCAAGAACATGCATACTTCGGTGGAGACGGTCTGCTACCGCGACATCGAACGCGCCGGGAAACTGCTCGCCCATTTTATCGCCGGAATTGACCGGGCGTATGTGGAGGGATTGTCTTGCTACTTAAACGACTGA
- a CDS encoding RluA family pseudouridine synthase, which produces MSDELARLEIGEDLTGKMVKEVLRDELEMSRKLIRKLVEGRGVLLNGEHVWLTWRLKAGDVLNLVLPAEESEDILPEPIPFTNVYEDDDVLVIDKAAGLIVHPTTGHWTGTLANGVVYDWKQRGVSARFRPVHRIDQHTSGLIVVAKNHYAHKLLGEQMKERTIERVYEAIIHGVMEEARGLVDAPIARSDEDRRVRKVRKDGQEARTAYRVLERYPFSSAGPEEFIVVPGGQIKPGGTKVELKLFTGRTHQIRVHMKHLGHPLFGDAMYYEGDDAAWIERQALHAKVLGFEHPRTKEWLRFESPLPADMEQLVEKLRREGG; this is translated from the coding sequence ATGAGTGATGAGTTGGCGAGGCTTGAGATCGGGGAAGACCTAACCGGCAAGATGGTCAAGGAAGTGTTGCGTGACGAGTTGGAGATGTCGCGCAAACTCATCCGCAAACTGGTTGAAGGGCGCGGTGTGCTTCTCAACGGGGAGCATGTGTGGCTGACGTGGCGGTTGAAGGCGGGAGATGTTTTGAATTTGGTCTTGCCTGCCGAAGAGTCGGAGGACATCTTGCCGGAGCCGATCCCGTTCACGAACGTCTACGAAGATGACGACGTGTTGGTCATCGACAAAGCAGCCGGTCTCATCGTCCACCCGACGACGGGACATTGGACGGGGACGTTGGCGAACGGTGTCGTTTATGACTGGAAGCAGCGCGGGGTGAGCGCACGCTTTCGTCCTGTGCATCGCATCGACCAGCACACGTCGGGGTTGATTGTGGTCGCGAAGAACCACTACGCGCACAAATTGCTCGGCGAGCAGATGAAGGAACGCACGATTGAGCGCGTATACGAAGCGATCATCCACGGCGTGATGGAAGAAGCGCGCGGATTGGTCGACGCGCCGATTGCACGTTCCGACGAAGACCGCCGCGTGCGCAAAGTGCGCAAGGACGGTCAAGAAGCGCGGACGGCGTACCGCGTGCTGGAACGCTACCCGTTTTCGTCGGCAGGTCCCGAGGAGTTCATCGTCGTGCCGGGGGGCCAGATCAAGCCGGGCGGGACGAAGGTGGAGTTGAAGCTGTTCACGGGCCGAACGCACCAGATTCGCGTACATATGAAACATCTGGGGCATCCGTTGTTTGGAGATGCCATGTATTATGAAGGGGATGATGCGGCGTGGATCGAGCGTCAGGCTTTGCATGCCAAGGTGCTCGGGTTCGAGCATCCGCGGACCAAGGAATGGCTGCGCTTCGAGTCCCCGTTGCCCGCTGATATGGAGCAATTGGTGGAAAAACTGCGTCGCGAAGGAGGTTGA
- the pyrH gene encoding UMP kinase: METRRYNRVLIKLSGAAVAGGDEFGFDSDALEHLTREVLSVANLGVEVAVVIGGGNIFRGNVAENWGIERAEADNIGVMGTVLNSLMLRSVLKARSPYEVRVLSAIEMNSIAEPYIRLRAIHHLEKGYLLILAGGTGQPFVSTDYPAVQRALELRCDAILVAKHGVNGIFTADPKLEPDARCYETISYADVVANNLKVMDQAALLLARDYHLPLHIFDIDSTGTMEKICLGHNVGTYISPQTTTRIL, translated from the coding sequence TTGGAGACCAGACGATACAACCGCGTCTTGATCAAACTGAGCGGCGCCGCCGTCGCAGGCGGCGACGAGTTCGGGTTCGATTCGGATGCGCTCGAACATCTCACCCGCGAAGTCCTCTCCGTCGCCAACCTCGGCGTAGAAGTCGCCGTCGTCATCGGAGGCGGCAATATCTTTCGCGGGAACGTCGCGGAGAACTGGGGCATCGAGCGGGCCGAAGCGGACAACATCGGCGTCATGGGCACCGTCCTGAACTCGCTGATGCTTCGCTCCGTGCTCAAAGCCCGCTCTCCCTACGAAGTCCGCGTGCTCTCCGCCATCGAGATGAACTCCATCGCAGAGCCCTATATCCGTCTGCGCGCCATCCACCACTTGGAAAAAGGCTACCTGCTGATCCTCGCCGGCGGCACCGGGCAGCCCTTCGTCTCCACCGACTACCCCGCCGTGCAACGCGCCCTCGAACTGCGCTGTGACGCCATCCTCGTCGCCAAGCACGGGGTTAACGGCATCTTCACCGCCGATCCGAAGCTCGAACCCGACGCACGTTGTTACGAGACGATCTCCTACGCCGACGTCGTCGCCAACAACCTCAAAGTCATGGACCAAGCCGCCCTGCTCCTCGCCCGCGACTACCACCTGCCGCTCCACATCTTCGACATCGACAGCACCGGCACGATGGAGAAGATCTGCCTCGGGCACAACGTCGGCACGTATATCTCCCCCCAGACCACCACGCGCATCCTGTAA
- a CDS encoding GNAT family N-acetyltransferase, with product MQTTGTWVLRPLTMADVPSLLEWYNDEELHYIANSRAFVPYTLDELLTYWKKKLNREHAKFFVIEHNGVLIGRCGLNGSAQSRVEVEFSILIARRALFGKGMGTEITKHMLDVAFTDPDVKRVRLYVRRDNERALRCYVKCGYRSVHAFTQNGVPTVMMQVERDEWERSERL from the coding sequence ATGCAGACAACAGGAACCTGGGTACTGCGTCCCCTGACGATGGCCGACGTGCCGTCACTTTTGGAGTGGTACAACGACGAAGAGTTGCACTACATCGCCAATTCACGGGCATTTGTGCCGTATACGCTCGACGAATTGCTGACCTACTGGAAGAAAAAACTGAACCGCGAACATGCGAAGTTTTTCGTGATTGAGCATAACGGAGTGCTGATCGGTCGTTGCGGGCTGAACGGCTCGGCGCAGAGTCGTGTCGAGGTGGAATTTTCCATCTTGATTGCACGTCGGGCGCTGTTTGGCAAAGGCATGGGGACGGAGATCACGAAACACATGCTGGATGTGGCGTTTACCGATCCTGACGTGAAACGGGTGCGGTTGTATGTGCGGCGAGACAACGAACGAGCGTTGCGTTGTTACGTCAAGTGCGGCTACCGCAGTGTGCATGCGTTCACGCAAAATGGCGTGCCCACCGTGATGATGCAGGTGGAGCGCGACGAGTGGGAGAGGAGTGAACGTCTGTGA
- a CDS encoding DUF1450 domain-containing protein yields MEGQEKLFTIEVCSSNQFLDDIETVDWLIKTYPEVAIEPADCLDRCGICIRYAYVVINDDFLYANDVPELKEKIVGYLDSHRAGREDAKK; encoded by the coding sequence ATGGAAGGGCAAGAGAAGCTGTTCACGATTGAAGTTTGTTCGAGCAACCAGTTCCTCGATGACATCGAGACGGTCGACTGGCTGATCAAGACGTATCCCGAAGTCGCCATCGAACCGGCCGACTGCTTGGACCGGTGCGGGATCTGCATTCGATATGCGTACGTGGTGATCAACGATGACTTCCTGTACGCCAACGACGTGCCGGAGTTGAAGGAGAAGATCGTCGGGTATCTCGACTCCCATCGCGCCGGGCGGGAAGACGCGAAGAAGTAA
- a CDS encoding M42 family metallopeptidase produces the protein MLLKRLTEAVGPSGFEDEIRQVIYEEIKDHVDHVYTDVLGNLIAEKHGTRPGPKVMLCAHMDEVSLMIAAIDHDGMIQFRHIGGIDDRILVAKPVLIGPNQISGVIGSKPAHHQSGEERRRPIPLDELRIDIGASTREEALRYVKPGDIAVFATKYEEIGVRRAKSKSFDDRVGCAVMVETLKKNFDIPVVFAFAVQEEIGLRGAGPLAYRIQPDISLVLEGTLASDIPGTVAHGRATELGKGPALSLMDSSSVHNRKFIDHMVQVAENSGIPYQFRNTIAGGNDSGRIHISRTGVLAGVVSVPTRYIHAPSQMISLDDYENTILLVEKFLRSVEQGGLTS, from the coding sequence TTGCTACTTAAACGACTGACCGAAGCGGTCGGCCCGTCCGGCTTCGAAGATGAAATTCGCCAAGTGATCTATGAAGAGATCAAGGACCATGTCGACCATGTCTACACCGATGTGCTCGGCAACTTGATTGCAGAGAAACACGGCACCCGTCCCGGCCCGAAAGTCATGCTTTGCGCTCATATGGATGAAGTTTCGCTCATGATCGCGGCGATCGACCATGACGGGATGATTCAATTCCGCCACATCGGCGGCATCGACGACCGCATCCTCGTCGCCAAGCCGGTGCTGATCGGCCCGAACCAAATCTCCGGCGTGATCGGCTCCAAGCCTGCGCACCATCAATCGGGCGAGGAGCGCCGCAGACCGATTCCGCTCGACGAACTGCGCATCGACATCGGGGCGTCGACTCGCGAAGAAGCGCTGCGCTATGTGAAGCCGGGCGACATCGCGGTTTTCGCCACCAAGTACGAAGAGATCGGGGTACGCCGCGCCAAGTCGAAGTCGTTCGACGACCGTGTCGGTTGCGCCGTGATGGTCGAAACGCTCAAGAAGAACTTCGACATCCCGGTCGTGTTCGCGTTTGCCGTGCAGGAGGAAATCGGTCTGCGCGGAGCTGGACCGCTTGCGTACCGCATTCAACCGGACATCTCGCTGGTATTGGAAGGCACCCTCGCTTCCGATATTCCGGGCACAGTTGCACACGGACGTGCTACAGAGCTTGGCAAGGGTCCGGCGCTTTCGCTGATGGACTCCTCGTCGGTACACAATCGCAAATTCATCGACCATATGGTTCAAGTTGCGGAGAATTCCGGCATCCCGTATCAGTTCCGCAACACGATTGCAGGCGGCAATGACTCCGGACGTATCCATATCTCGCGCACCGGCGTGCTCGCGGGCGTCGTCTCGGTGCCGACGCGCTACATTCATGCACCGTCTCAGATGATCTCGCTCGATGATTATGAGAATACAATTTTGCTCGTAGAGAAGTTTCTGCGCAGCGTGGAGCAAGGAGGACTCACCTCATGA
- a CDS encoding diguanylate cyclase gives MTERKATVAESRYTVVDKLSGSSYFGDLYRGFDEETGRPVQILRLPAHLVSFIGHEQIQLRADLFQQDPDLPMLKIVDVYSGPDGSSVVYEAPFGSRPLLHYLDGESLTGMIEVFKKVCDAVAQLHSRTMWHGALVPEHVWVLPDGSVKLMTMLTDQPLSLYNASGPSESLQFFAPELMTMSPFDARTDIYNLGVLFYYVLTETFPFSHEEKTLYPPSRFNQHIPPQLDRMVLKMINQRPTKRFQWIGQIIEELGRTLGRHEVATEYDAQTYGAEHLFSPEFTGRIEEVAQLSLFYERQIQGGRNSLLITGKPGVGRKRLIYEVSGRYMFKMSGVSADCSGVAGATIEDLAVRLLMICFGVPKLERVGHMYVRPLAKIISRIAFEYRDMLMGDSEGALTVVRGTGVGNVEGDRLEPDALLLEFFTQVIEVTAEPFVLELYDVHQLDAETVQFFKKLLNNEQLMFGIIGVAESETPAVSELFQERMHLNNLPVHQIRECVLSRFGDASFLSDEFIEWLTHHSNDTLGQALQLVEYLVNTRQIYLQRYVWHMEAPSVEELNIPQSMESLILYRLEAMSEQAKQVCRVLAMFKGAFVIEAAAKAVGIGTAQEFTQILHRLAEQELLIQTHNYYRFPSANVRQHVYESIPAEERQAMHHALGNRLLDVGSLEYMEIAYQLECGREWKPAIACYILGARRSFFRNLLLDSQAQIRKAIELYQYLPDRKCPNSFYHYLARLLKLSGSLSEASDVQEELYKRTGNVRSLVNMTMNRVNIGAYHRVEPFVQYMEQLVHEGKQPHKVQQSLMVILGMYYIETEGNYTYIRDLEDYQQKNGPVLREEMNVKDYVTWLYNLQVLLTYVPGITWEHRARYLHEAATLAEHHSFRQLLVGIYNCMAIGFQEYDPLKAKDYYLQSASLAADLGDKSKEAIAYINLIEIYRMLGDMYHSHRYIEKARETGIAVNKGEDTYLLQNEIEHFLFIEDYEKAVQVIKKMTLTAKKNGQQKMRDTAWLFWFQIYCERGDRRRIERMWPIIQQICETRKFESEMQFLRARYKIVHRRYEEVIEEFRPLVDEPGVPNEVRIKRYMLLLEAMLQAGRWHEGLELGQQVQQLIHNTGYVGFLARAHFFLGRLFQLTHQFVQANLNYKRALMWYRKLNQQGRLTEIDRYMRQTNLEMVRAADAITDRMLRDVQGHDPGAGVKIAEGGVRLKDWARAIVKERQEMIDTLTDNEILLDAIRRVSSSIMVKTVCENLAAVVFENLLLDQIHLSIKISEGRIEQVHLNEQLQEIPFTEGSEVEKVFQSVLEAERPVEMEGTMSYLYGIPVYSHDQQVIAIMCLEKMSLQTPFTVRDKRFITSLAQLVSSNVENAILYEVMITDNLTGLYQRNYFMKRLHEEFTKIMRYGIDLSFLMIDLDDFSQVNNRFGHNEGDRVLRAVAQVLQRSVRNVDIVGRFGGEELVVILPNTNGSAARIVAERILNNLRALPIEGNRYQITASIGVASHDLDHPEDVLDLIEKADQAETYAKRNGKNRVVCHWEMVQSLSEPNPNH, from the coding sequence ATGACAGAGCGGAAGGCCACAGTTGCAGAGTCTCGTTACACCGTCGTCGACAAGCTCTCCGGCAGCAGTTATTTCGGAGATTTGTACCGCGGATTTGACGAGGAGACGGGACGTCCCGTGCAGATCTTGAGACTTCCTGCACACTTGGTCTCGTTTATCGGTCATGAGCAGATACAATTGCGTGCAGATCTGTTCCAACAGGACCCGGATTTGCCGATGCTGAAGATCGTAGACGTTTACAGCGGGCCCGACGGGAGCTCGGTCGTGTATGAAGCGCCGTTTGGTTCCCGCCCGTTGTTGCACTACTTGGACGGAGAATCCTTGACCGGGATGATCGAGGTTTTCAAAAAAGTCTGTGACGCGGTTGCACAGTTGCACAGCCGCACGATGTGGCACGGGGCGCTCGTCCCGGAGCACGTCTGGGTCTTGCCGGACGGAAGTGTCAAGTTGATGACGATGCTGACCGACCAACCCTTGTCGCTGTACAACGCGTCAGGACCGTCGGAGTCGTTGCAGTTTTTTGCACCGGAATTGATGACGATGAGCCCGTTTGATGCGCGTACCGACATCTACAACCTCGGCGTGCTGTTCTATTACGTGCTCACCGAGACGTTCCCGTTCTCGCATGAGGAGAAAACCCTCTACCCGCCGTCTCGTTTCAACCAGCACATCCCGCCTCAACTCGACCGCATGGTGCTCAAGATGATCAACCAACGTCCGACGAAGCGCTTCCAGTGGATTGGGCAAATCATCGAGGAGTTGGGACGGACGCTTGGGCGCCATGAAGTGGCGACCGAGTATGACGCCCAGACGTACGGGGCCGAGCATTTGTTCTCGCCGGAATTTACGGGGCGCATCGAGGAAGTGGCGCAGTTGTCGCTGTTCTACGAACGCCAGATTCAGGGCGGGCGCAACTCGCTGTTGATCACCGGCAAGCCGGGTGTCGGACGAAAGCGCTTGATCTACGAAGTCTCCGGACGCTACATGTTCAAGATGTCCGGCGTATCCGCAGATTGCAGCGGTGTCGCCGGAGCGACGATTGAAGATCTGGCCGTTCGACTGCTGATGATCTGCTTTGGGGTGCCGAAGTTGGAGCGCGTCGGGCATATGTACGTGCGACCGCTGGCGAAGATCATCTCGCGCATTGCGTTTGAGTACCGCGATATGTTGATGGGCGACTCCGAGGGAGCGTTGACCGTGGTGCGCGGTACTGGTGTCGGCAATGTCGAGGGCGACCGCTTGGAGCCGGATGCGTTGCTGTTGGAGTTCTTCACCCAAGTCATCGAAGTGACCGCCGAGCCGTTCGTGCTGGAATTGTACGATGTTCACCAACTCGACGCCGAGACGGTGCAGTTTTTCAAAAAACTGCTCAACAACGAGCAGCTGATGTTTGGCATCATCGGCGTCGCCGAATCAGAAACTCCGGCAGTCAGCGAGCTGTTCCAAGAGCGGATGCACTTGAACAACTTGCCGGTTCACCAGATTCGTGAGTGCGTTCTGTCGCGCTTTGGCGATGCGAGTTTCTTGAGCGACGAGTTTATCGAGTGGTTGACGCACCATTCCAACGACACGTTGGGTCAAGCGTTGCAACTGGTCGAATACTTGGTGAACACGCGTCAGATTTACTTGCAGCGCTATGTCTGGCATATGGAAGCTCCGTCGGTCGAAGAACTGAACATCCCGCAATCGATGGAGTCGCTGATTCTCTACCGCTTGGAGGCAATGTCTGAGCAAGCGAAGCAAGTCTGTCGGGTGCTGGCGATGTTCAAGGGAGCTTTCGTCATCGAAGCGGCCGCCAAGGCGGTGGGCATCGGCACGGCGCAGGAGTTTACGCAGATCCTGCATCGCTTGGCGGAGCAGGAGCTTTTGATTCAAACGCACAACTACTACCGCTTCCCGTCGGCGAACGTCCGACAGCACGTCTATGAATCGATTCCGGCGGAGGAACGCCAAGCGATGCACCATGCGCTCGGGAATCGACTGCTCGACGTCGGGTCGCTCGAATATATGGAGATTGCCTACCAGTTGGAGTGCGGCCGCGAGTGGAAGCCGGCGATTGCCTGCTACATCCTCGGCGCACGCCGCAGTTTCTTCCGCAACTTGTTGCTGGATTCGCAAGCGCAGATTCGCAAGGCGATTGAGCTGTACCAATACTTGCCTGACCGCAAGTGCCCGAATTCGTTTTACCACTACTTGGCACGGCTCTTGAAACTTTCCGGCTCGCTCTCGGAAGCCAGTGACGTCCAAGAAGAACTCTACAAGCGCACCGGCAACGTCCGCAGTCTCGTCAACATGACGATGAACCGCGTCAACATTGGGGCGTACCACCGCGTAGAGCCGTTCGTGCAGTATATGGAGCAGTTGGTTCACGAAGGGAAGCAGCCGCACAAAGTGCAACAATCGCTGATGGTCATCCTCGGGATGTACTACATCGAAACCGAGGGCAATTACACCTACATCCGCGACTTGGAAGACTACCAACAGAAAAACGGACCGGTCTTGCGCGAAGAGATGAACGTCAAGGATTACGTGACGTGGCTGTACAACTTGCAAGTGTTGCTGACGTACGTGCCGGGAATTACGTGGGAGCACCGCGCCCGCTATCTGCATGAAGCGGCCACGCTTGCCGAGCATCACAGTTTCCGCCAGTTGCTCGTCGGCATCTACAACTGCATGGCGATCGGGTTCCAAGAGTATGACCCGCTCAAAGCGAAGGACTACTACTTGCAGTCGGCAAGCCTCGCCGCCGACTTGGGGGACAAGTCCAAGGAAGCGATCGCCTACATCAACTTGATCGAAATCTACCGGATGCTCGGCGACATGTACCACTCGCACCGCTACATTGAAAAAGCGCGCGAGACCGGCATCGCGGTCAACAAGGGCGAAGACACCTACTTGTTGCAAAACGAGATCGAACACTTCCTGTTCATCGAGGACTATGAAAAAGCGGTGCAAGTCATCAAAAAAATGACGCTCACCGCCAAGAAAAACGGCCAACAGAAAATGCGCGACACCGCGTGGTTGTTCTGGTTCCAAATCTACTGCGAGCGCGGCGACCGCCGACGGATCGAGCGGATGTGGCCGATCATCCAGCAGATTTGCGAGACGCGCAAGTTTGAATCGGAGATGCAGTTCCTGCGTGCCCGCTACAAGATCGTGCACCGCCGGTACGAAGAAGTGATCGAGGAATTCCGTCCGCTCGTCGACGAGCCGGGCGTTCCCAACGAAGTGCGGATCAAGCGCTACATGCTGTTGCTCGAAGCGATGCTGCAGGCGGGTCGCTGGCACGAAGGGTTGGAACTTGGTCAGCAAGTGCAGCAGTTGATTCACAACACCGGCTACGTGGGATTCCTCGCCCGTGCGCACTTCTTCTTGGGCCGCTTGTTCCAGTTGACGCACCAGTTTGTGCAAGCCAACTTGAACTACAAACGTGCGCTGATGTGGTACCGCAAGCTGAATCAGCAGGGCCGTTTGACCGAAATCGACCGCTACATGCGCCAAACCAACTTGGAGATGGTGCGGGCGGCCGATGCGATCACTGACCGGATGTTACGCGACGTGCAAGGGCATGACCCGGGTGCCGGTGTCAAGATCGCCGAGGGCGGCGTCCGTTTGAAAGACTGGGCGCGTGCCATCGTCAAAGAGCGCCAAGAGATGATTGACACGCTGACCGACAACGAGATTCTGCTCGACGCCATCCGCCGGGTCTCCTCGTCGATCATGGTCAAAACGGTCTGCGAGAACTTGGCAGCCGTCGTGTTCGAGAACCTCTTGCTCGACCAGATTCACCTCAGCATCAAGATCAGCGAAGGTCGCATCGAGCAAGTGCATCTCAACGAGCAGTTGCAAGAGATTCCGTTCACCGAAGGCAGTGAAGTGGAGAAAGTCTTCCAGAGCGTCTTGGAAGCGGAGCGTCCTGTTGAGATGGAAGGGACGATGTCGTACCTCTACGGCATCCCGGTCTACTCCCACGACCAACAAGTCATCGCGATCATGTGTCTGGAAAAAATGTCTCTGCAGACGCCGTTCACCGTTCGGGACAAGCGATTCATTACGTCGCTGGCCCAACTGGTCTCGTCAAACGTCGAGAACGCCATCCTCTACGAAGTGATGATCACCGACAACTTGACGGGGCTGTACCAGCGCAACTACTTTATGAAGCGTTTGCACGAGGAGTTTACGAAGATCATGCGCTACGGCATCGACTTGTCGTTCCTCATGATCGACCTCGACGACTTCTCGCAAGTCAACAACCGCTTCGGTCACAACGAGGGCGACCGTGTTCTGCGGGCGGTGGCGCAAGTTTTGCAACGCTCCGTGCGCAACGTCGACATCGTCGGGCGCTTTGGCGGCGAGGAGTTGGTTGTCATCCTCCCGAACACCAACGGTTCGGCGGCACGCATCGTCGCGGAACGGATCTTGAACAACTTGCGTGCGCTCCCCATCGAGGGCAATCGCTACCAGATCACAGCGTCGATCGGCGTGGCGTCCCACGACCTCGACCATCCCGAGGACGTACTCGACTTGATCGAGAAAGCAGACCAAGCCGAGACCTACGCCAAACGAAACGGCAAGAACCGCGTCGTTTGCCACTGGGAGATGGTGCAGTCGCTGTCGGAACCCAATCCAAATCACTAA